The sequence AAGACACCCCCGACAGCAGCCACCACCACGCAATTCCCATAAGCGCAAGTGGCGGACCTCGGGCTTGCGGCGCACGCACCCGCGCGGCTCTTACTGCTCCGAAGTGGACGAACAGGTGAGGTGGCGAATGCGATCTCATCGATAGATTGACCGGTCTGCCTATGGGTGGGCGAGGCAGATGCGTTGGTGGAGGTGAGGCATGAGGTCGAGGTGGATCCCGGCCTGCTGCCCGCCACGCTCGCGCGCGACGGCGTCGTCCTGATCCAGCAGGGGTCCGTCGCTGCGGTCAGGGCGCTACTTGAGAGCTGGACGGTGCCGGTCAGCCATCCTCACCAGGTGGCCGACGGACTGACAGCCATTGCGCCCCGCGTTGTCGAAGATGCCGCCGCCGTCCGACGCGGCCTTTCCACAGACGATCCGAGCCGTCATCGAGGCGTACCCTGAACCCGAGCCGCTGCTGCGTGCCATCCTCGACGACCATCGAATGCAGTCTGCTGCGTATCGACAGGTTATTGCCGCTCTTCTGGTGACTCCGAGCTGACGCCGCACCCTGGAAGGAATGTCCTATGACCGAGCGACCGCCGTACCTGGTCGAGAGAAGCCCGGGGTACTTCGAATATCAGCTGCCGATCTCGGTCAAGCTGGTGATCGACCACCATGGCCGGGTGCCGCTGTTGCGCAACGAGCGTGACGAGTGGGAGCTGCCCGGTGGGAAGCTCGAAGTAGGCGAGACACCCGAGGACGGCGTCTGCCGGGAGGTTGCCGAAGAACTCGGGCTGACCATCGAAGCAGTCGACATCATCGACTCCTGGGTCTATGAGATCACGCCGGTCCGGCACGTGTTCATCGTGAGCTTCGGCGCCACCTACGTCGGCGACGAGGACCTCGTCCATTCGGCTGAGCACAAGGAACTCGGCGTGTTCACCTACGACCAGGTGTCAAGCCTGCACATGCCTGAGCCCTACAAGCGCACTGTTCGTCGCTGGCACGAGCGCCGACTGACCGGGCGATCGGTCCCCACCTGATCTGCGGGCCCGGCGCATCCGCCGGCTGCGCTCCCGGCTGGAGACTGTCGATCCCATGTCGCCGGCCATCGGCCACCCTCTGTTGCGTCTTGTCACATCCGGACGCCATCGGTGAAACGTGGAATGGCGGCAGTCATCGTCCGTGCAACTCTTCTTGGGTGGGCATTGGCGTACCGTCGAGGTCTTCGGGTTTCGGTCCGAATCGGGTTGGCTGGCCATCGTGGAACATTCCGTGATCCGTCTGTGCAACATCCGGTGATTGCGTAGAAGAAAATCAGCTGAGTCGCAAGGAATTGCCTTGCGATACGTTGCCTTTCCGCCGCACGCCGGCACAGGATGACCGCAGCGCGGCGGCCGGCTCTTCCCCGAACCGGCCGCCGCGCCGCCCGGCAGGATCGTGCCGCGCCGCCCGGCGGCGAAGACGGCCACGGGACATCGGGCAAGGACTTCGAGCGGGCAGGGAAGGCGGGTGGGGACATGGGCGGACGATGGAAGTGGTTCCTGCGGCCCGGCAAGGTCGCGCTGGACCTGACCGGGCAGGCGGTACCGGACGGGGACGTGCCGGGACGGTTCCGGCGGCAGGTGATCGAGCACCTCGTACCGCAGGCGCGGGTGACGTCGCGGTGCGACGGCGCGCTCGTCTACGAACGGCCCGAGGAGCGGCCGGCATCGCCGGGCCGGAACCAGCGGGCGGGCCGCTACGACGCGGACCGGTTTGGCGAGCGGAACCAGGGGAGGTTCGAGACGCAGGCCGCCTCGGCGCCGTCCGGTGGTGAGCCGGTCGAGGCCATGCCGCCGGCCGAACTCCTCGCCACCGCCGCCCAGCTCGAACGGGCCAACCGCCTGGCGGATTCGCACTGGCGCAGCCCCACAGAGGACCCGCGTAGCCGCAGATGCCCGGCCTGCCGCGCGGACGGCACCTGCCCCCGGGCGGCCTGGGCCGACGCGATCCTCATGCGCTGCCTGCGGTCGTACCTGCGATGAACGCCTTCGACCTGTCGCCCGCGCAGATCCGCAACCGGCTGATCCTGCGGGCCCGGAAGGCGGCACTGGCCGGCCGCCCACGGCCGCCGTCGCCGGGATGCCCGCGCGGTCCCGTCGAGGCGACACCGACGACGGTCCCCGGGCCGGTCGTGCCGTGTGTGGCCGTCGCCGTGGGGGACGTGGTCCGGCTCGCCGAATCCGACCACCGGCACGCGACCGGTCCGCTCCGGCTCCGGATCGCCCGCCTCCGGCCGGACATCAGCGAATGGTACGAGGGCGAGTGGGTGTGGCTCGAAGGCGTCGAGATCGGGCCGGACGACCAGGACGGCGCGTACCGGCCGGTGCTGGTCAAGATAGCTGCGCTCCGGCCGCTGCCGGAACGGTGATGACGTGCCTGCGTCAGCCCGCTACCCGATGTTGAAGACCCGGCGTGGCCCGTCGATCGCCTCGAAGTAGGAGTGGCATGGCGGCGGGATGAACGTCGTCCAGTCCGCACCTGCGGCCACCCTGGCTCGAATCGCGGTGGTGGTGAGGACCTCGGCGGGGCCCAGATCGTCGAAGATGTGCACGCGCTCGCCGCGGGACCGCCACACCGATTCCTTCGCCGCCTCGAATCCATCCTTTGTGGTCAGACAGATCACTCGTCGGGGTGGGTAGAACTGCGCCACGGTCGGCCAGTCGAGGTCGTGCCGTGGGGCAACGAGCAACGCCACCCGTTCGGTGCCGGCCTCACCTGTCAGGGCCAGGCGCATCAGGGTGAACCGTTCCCAGATCGTCAACGGGTTTCGGGACGGGTGGTAGGCATCGTTGGCCAGATCTCCGTAGCGGCCCGGCGACCGCCAGCCGAAGTGGGTGGTCAGGACCGCGACATGGGGGAGTGGCAGAGCCGTCAGGCTGTGCCGCAGTACGGCGAGATGCCCGATGTGTGGAGGCTGGAACCTGCCCGTCCACACCGCATGCAGTCGTTCCATCGCTGCTCACTGGTCCGTGCTGGGCATCGGCCCGGTGAGAGCGGTGAGGGCCGCTCCGGTTGACGCCAGTAGCCGAGCGGGGCTGTCGTTGGTCGAGAAGTTGTGGTCGGCGCCCTCGATGACACGTACCCGGGCGGTCGGGATCGCGGTCAGGTCCATTCCTGCGGTGTACTGGTCCGCGCCGCCGAGCCACACCCCGTCGACGTCCTTGCAGTGCGCGTCCCAGGCGGCGCCCGACTCGTCGATCATGTCCCGGCGCAGTTCCAGACCGTGCCGGTACGTCCGCCCGGTGCGGTGCAGTTCGTCGAGCTGCCTGCCGCGCAGGAACACCCGGCTCAGATCGACCAGCCGGCACAGCGGCGCGAGGCACCAGACGAGCCAGTTTTCTGCCCCTGCCTGGTCGCGGGCCCGCAGGGCAGTCGCACCGCCCATGGAGTGACCCACCAGCAGCAGAGACGAACCATGTCTGCTCGCCCACTCGCTGACGATCTCGATGGACCGCACCTCGGAGGTGAAGTCTCTGAAGACGGGTGTCGAGTCTCCGGATCCGAGCGGGTCGACGGTCAACGTCTCGAAACCCTGCCACGACCAGGCACGCGCCAACCGGTTGTAGAGCCCGTACGGACCGTGCCGCGAGCTGCCGAAGTAACCCGGGATCAGGATGACGGTCCGCCGGCTGGCAGCCCAACTCGGTACGTGTCTGGTCACCGCGACAGCGCCGTCGGGCGACGAGATCCGTAACTGCTCGACGTCGGGCCACGACTGCTGCGGAAACGCGGGCACGGCCCGCCAACCGTCGGCCTCCTCCCGCCACATGCGAGCAGTGCCGTTCGGGGTGGCCAGGTAGCGGTACCGGGAATCGGTGGGCAGAACTCCGTTCAACAGGTGGCTGATCATCAACACCGTCGAATTGCTGCCCACCACCAGGCGGTCGCGGCACCGTTTCCGGCCCTCTGTCCGCCACCAGCCGACCAGCCGCTTCTCAAGATCCTTGGCGGCCTCGCTGGCGGGGATCTCCAGCTCGGCGGCGCTGATCACTCTGGCCCGGAAGAGGTCGATCGAGCGGTGCGCCTGTGGATGTGCGCTGCGCAATTCGGCTGTCGACAGGCCAGCGGCCACGCCGAGGTGGACGGCGGGCAGCCCCAATTCGCCCTCGTATGGAAGCTGTAGCTCTCCGGCGATCAGGCGGGCCGAGGAGACCGCCTGCGGGGTGGGGGTGGCAACGACGGCCGTCAGGGTGACGGCGCGGGATCGGAGCGTGCGGGCGAGATGGGCTACCTGGTCCTGGCCTCTGAGGGTGACGGATGCCAACCCGGAGGCGCCGTGGATGTCTCGAAGGTTCTTCTCGGTCTCGACGTGGCGAGCAAGGACGATGGTTGCCAACCGTCAGCCGTCCTGTTACGAGATCGCCAGCGGGCCGGCGTTGGACAGGAGCCGTTCAGCCATGATCAGCGTGGTGAGGTAATAGCGCTGGATTCTTGGCAGGAAGGATTCTCGGGTGACCGAAAGGGTGAACTCCTCCCAGCGTGCACCGGCCGACTTCTCGAAGGTGCGGCCGTGCAGGGTGAGAGCATCGATCTCTCCGGTGAAGAGGTCCATGCCCGCCGCGACCGGCAGCCAGACCAGCGCGGCGACCTCGTCGGCCGCCGGGCGGTAGTCAGCCAGGGGTAGGTCACAGCGGTAGAGGTAGACCGACTGGTACTCCCGGTTGCGTTGGCCGTTGGACTGGTCGGCGACCTCGACGCGCTCGCCAAGGTGGTGCAGGCTGTCCGGCGCGACGGTCAAGCCGAGTTCCTCGGTGACCTCACGCAGCCCGGCCATCAGCGGTTCGCCGGCCTCAAGGTGTCCTGCGGCGCTGATATCGAGCAGACCGGGAAAGTTGCGCATGGTGTCCGCGCGTTTCTGCAACAGAAGTGCGCCACCGTCGTTACCCGAGACGATCCAGCAGTGGAACGTGCGGTGCCACTTTCCCTGTAGGTGCGCCTCGATGCGGTCCATGTTGCCGGCGGGCTCCAAGTTCGCGTTGTAGATGTCGATCTGCTCTGCCACGGACTCACCTTCCTGTGATGAATGCGGCGCCGGCCGGTCGCGCCCAGACCGAGGCCGCCACCGCCCGATCACGCAACGGTGCCAGCTGATCCGCCTCTACATCCTCACGCAGTGCTTCCAGGATCCGGACTTCCAGCACAAGGGACTTTGCGTAGCGTCCCTGATCTGACTCGGCGTGGAACGCCGCCTTCGCCTGGCGCACGAGGTCGAGCGCCTCACGCAGCGAGGCGGTGCCCAGGAAGTCGCCGGGTTGGACAAAGCCGCCGGTGTTCACACCCACCATCGTGACGATCGCCAGCGCTCGCGCGTACCCGACGTGTGCGAGGTCGACGCGTACCTCGCGCGGAACCAGCTCGGCCACACCGGCCAGCAGTTCGGCGGCTCGATCGAAGTTCCACTCGGAGGGCCGGCCATCGCGGACCGTCCGGATGACGCCCAGATGGCGGTGAGCCTTCGCCAGCAGGAGACTCCGCCGGGGCTCGCCGAAGCCCGTCGGCAGTTGGTCGCCGTACCGGATCGCTCGCTCGATGTTGACCACGGCGATGTTGCGATTCAGGAGGTAGTTGGCCCAGCCGAGGTCATCGATGAGGATGGAGATGATCGCCAGCTTGTCGTCGACGAACTGAGCCGATTCCAGCGCCCATTCGCCGAGTTGCACGCGTTGCTCGTGGAAGCCGAGGACATGCAGCGTCAGCGAGGCGTTCTCCCGCAGTCGCAACAGGGCCGGATCGCGCTGCTGTTCATGCAGGATCCCGCCGTAGGCGGTGATTCCGTCGGCGTACTGATGGTAGGCGTCAACCACGTCGTGTTCGGCCGCTTGTCGTCTTGTCAGCAGGTAGACACCCTCGACGATGGCAGCCACGGCGATCACTACCACCGCCACGGCAGAGGGCAGTAGCCATCGATACACGCGTTCGTGCCCGCCTTCGTCCACCCACTCCTGTGTCGTCTGGAAGGCGAAGGTGGCGAGGGCGATCGCCGTACCGACGAGGAGACTGGTGACGGTGCCTGAACCGGTGAGCGCACGTCGCAGGCGCACCGCACCTCCCCGGCGGATGGTCGCGAACAGGAGCGCTGATACTACCGACAGTGAAGATGTCTCGTGTGGCCCCGGACGCCGCTCACCGAGGATCCGCAGCCCGTCGCTGGCATCCAGCGGTGTCGCGAATCCGACTCATCGTGCGATCGTGGCTTGTCGGCCGGGTCAGCGCAGGTCACGGGTGCAGTAGCATCCCCGGGTGATCCGCTCATGAGGCCGACCATCGCCGCCGACACCCTGCGTCGGACCCTCACCCAGTACCTGACCACCACCTTCGGGCTGACCGAGGACGGCGTACGCCAGGGTCTGGAGGGTTTTCTCTCCCACCCGGAGCAGGGCATCTTCCGCGGACCGTACCTGCGGATCCGCACCCCGTTCCGGCCGGCGGAGGGTGACTGGCGGGCGGGCCTGGACTGGGCGCCGGCCGACTTCACCCCCTACCTGCACCAGGCGACCGCGTTCGCCCGGCTGTCGACGAAGGGCAAGGCGGCCGAGCCGACACTGATCACCACCGGTACCGGCTCCGGCAAGACGGAGTCGTTCCTGATCCCGGTGCTCGACCACTGCCGGCGGCAGAAGCAGCGGGGCCGGGCCGGCGTCAAAGCGATCCTGCTCTACCCGATGAACGCCCTGGCGACCGACCAGACGGCTCGCATCAACGAGCTGCTCACCGATCCGGCGCTGGCCGGCGTCACCGCCGGTCTCTACATCGGCGACGTGGCCGCGATCGAGTACCCGCACGTGTTCACCAAGCGGTCGGAGATGCGCCGCACCCCGCCGGACATCCTGATCACCAACTACAAGATGCTGGACCTGCTGCTCCAACCTCGATCCGTCAGAGGGTTTTGCTCCCCTGCCTGACCGTTTCGGCTGACCGTTTTGTCCGGCCCGAGTGGGGGTGGGACTGCCACGTGTCGCTGTGGAAGCGCGAGGTCTCCGGCCCTCGGAGGGCAGCCTTTCTGCTGGTAGGTGCGGGAGTCGGGGTCAGGTGGTCAGTGGTAGCTGGGTGAGGCGTTGCCAGCAGAGGGTGAACGCGTCGGCCCAGGGCCAGGTCTCGGGGATCGACAGGACACGGCGGCGGGCGTGGACGGCGATTTTGCCGGGCAGGTGCAGCAGCCGGTAGCGCAGGGTGTCGGGTTCGGCGTCGGCGAGATCCGGCTGGTCGTGCAGGCCGAGCAGTCTGGTCCAGGAGGCCAGGTCGGCGGCGAGGTTGGCGGTCAGGACCCAGCCGCGGTTGACCGTCCACGTTTTCGAGGGCAGGTTGCGCAGGCCCATCGCCTTTGCGCCGCGGACGTGATCTTCCACGCCGGCGTGAGAACGGTGTAGGGCGTCGAGCCATTGCGGCTGGTGCGAGCCGGGCACGCCGGCGATACGGGTGATGTTGGTGGCCACGATCTGGTAGCGCCAGCCGGTGCGTTTCTCCAGGTCGGTGAGGTTCTTGGCGTGCCGGGCCGAGGGTTTCACCCGGCGTACGAGCAGCCGTAGTGTGCCGGTCCAGGCGTGCAGGCGCGGGTTGAGGCCGGTCAGTTCCGCGACGTGCGCGTCGCTGGTGGCGGTGCCGTCCTGGTGCAGGCTGTCGCTCCAGGCGTCGGCGGGGATCTGGTTGATCGCGGTCTCGTCGGCGGTGGTGATCGTCCAGCCGACGGTGAACTTCACGCTGCGCCACGCCCGGTTCATCTGCTGAAGATGTTCCAGGAGCTCGTGGGTGGCGCCGGCACCGTCGACGCGGATCAGCAGCTTGCGCCGGTAGGCGACCGGGAGTTGCGTGATCGCGTCGCCGAGGACCCGGATGTGATCAGCAACCGTGTTCGATCCGGCGTTGCCGGGCCGCAGCAGCATGGCCAGGCATTCCGCGGTGTTGGCACACCACGCGCCGAGCGGGTGGAAGCCATAGCCTTTCTTGAAGGTGGCCGCCGCGCCCTGCTTGTCGCTGTGGGCGGTGATCAGCGTGGCATCCAGATCGATGACCACCCACCCGGTCAGGAGTTTGCCCGCGACGGTCAGCCACGGGAATCCCTGCGGGCGGCGGGCGAGCAGCGCCCACACGTGGGCGCGGACCTTCGCCCGCGCATTGCCGATCCGCTTCAACGCGGTCTCGTCGAGGCCGGCCAACGCTCGCCGGACGGTCGACTCCGACGGGGATCACCGAAGACCAGGCCCTGATGGGCGAGCAGCGCGATGTCGGACATGCTCGTGGCGCCGAGCACGATCGCGACCGCGAGCGACACCAGGACCGTGCCGCGATCCCACCATCCAGGGCCCTTGCCGCGCGGCAGCACCTTGTTCAATCCGCTGGTCAGACCGGTCCGATCAGCGCATTTCCGCAGCAGGACCGCACCCGCATGACCGACCAGCCCTTTCCCGCCCGAGCCGACGACCAGCCGCTGATCCCACCCACTACCCTTACTCACCAGGAAGGTGCACCCGATTCTGCTGTGGACATGGACTCGACACCCACATCCTTGCAGGTCAGGTGCACCTTTCTTTCACTGACCTCGATCAGTCAAATCCCCCTCTGAACAGGGGAGGCCAACGCGCCGACGACCTGCCGCTGTGGGAGGGCGCCGAGCCGGCGTACGTGGTGCTGGACGAGTTCCACACCTACGACGGCGCGCAGGGCACCGACGTGGCGATGCTGCTGCGCCGGCTCGCCGCCGCGCTCGGCCTCACCGAGCCGGAGCGGCCGTTGGGGCCGATCTGTCCCGTGGCCACCTCCGCCACGCTCGGCGAGGGCGGCGGCCGGGACGGGCGTTCCGCGATCCGCGAGGTCGCCGAGCAGGTCTTCGGTGTCGCCTTCGAGGCCGGTTCAGTGGTGGGGGAGGACCGCTACGAGGCCGGCGAGTTCGTCGCCCACCAGGATTTCAGCCTGCCGCTGCCCAGCCCGGAACAGCTCGCCGCCGTCGACGACCGCGACACCGAGGCGATGATGGCGCAGGTCGCCGAGCTGGTCCTCGGCGAGGACTGCCTCGACGACCCGGCGCGCCTGGGCGACCTGCTGCGTCAGCATCCGTTGACCAGGGCGGTGCTCGACTCGCTCCAGGCGCGGCCGTGCACCCTCGACGAGGTCATCGACGTGCTGCCCCGCAAGAACGCCACCGGCTGGGGCAGCGTGATGAAGACCCGACCCGAGATCACGGCGAAGGCGCTCGCCCGGTTCGTCGGCCTGCTCTCCGTGGCGCAGCACCCGCAGGCCCCCGGCCGGCCACTGCTGAACATCGAAACCCACCTGTGGGTACGCGCCGTCTCGCGTCTGCTGCGCGGCACCTCCGGGCAGGCCACCTTCGGCTGGTACGGCGAAGCGCCGCGCGAGCTGGACCCGTACGCCACCGACGCCGACGTGGTCGTGGCCGACAACCGCCACCCCCGGCTGCCGGCCATCTACTGCCGGCACTGCGGCCGTTCCGGCTGGATGGCGTTGTCGCCCGAGAAGGACCCGCAGGAGCTGGAGACCGACCCGGACAAGATCTACCGGGCCAGCGTCGGCCGGGACAAGCGCCGGGTCCGCGCGCTGATCGCCGCGACCCCCGACGAGGTACGCCAGCACCCGGCCGGCCTGCTGGTCCTGGAGTACGGCCGCCGGGTGCGTCCCTTCGACGAGCAGCGCGACGGCCAGCTCACCGACGACGCCCTCGTGGTGCTCGGTGACCTCGTCGACCTCGACGGCGCCGACAAGGACCGCTGCCCGTCCTGCGAGCTGGACCACGGCATCCGTTTCCTCGGCGCCGGACTGGCCACCCTCGCCTCGGTGGCGATCACGCAACTCTTCACCGGCGGCGAACTCGACGCGGCCGAGAAGAAGACGCTGCTGTTCAACGACTCGGTGCAGGACGCCGCGCACCGCGCCGGGTTCGTCGCCAACCGGTCCTACTCGTTCTCGCTGCGCTCCCTGCTCGCCAGCCGGCTCGGGCCGGGGGAGTCGATCGGGCTCGACGACCTCTTCGCCAGGATGGTCGAGGCGGCGGCCCAGCCGGAGATCCTCTGCACCGTCGTGCCGCCGGACCTGCACGACCAGCCCGGCGTCGACAGCCTGCTCGCCGGGGAGCACACCGGCAGCCGGGAAACCTGGGAGCTGATCAGCGAACGCCTCGTCTTCGCCACCGTGATGGAGACCGGGCTGCGTTCCCGGCAGGGCCGCACCCTGGAGTTGACCCGCAGCGTCGCGGTCGACGTGGCCCTCGAAGACCCGGCGCGGGCCGCCGAGATCTGCCGGGACGTCCAGCTCACCGGCCCCGGCCACCTCGACGGCACGGCACCGGACGACGCCCGCTACCTCGCCTTCCTCCGGGGTCTGCTGGAACGGCTGCGTACCCGGGGTGCGGTGTACCACGAGTGGCTGGTGCCGTACCTCAAGCGTGGTGGCACCCGGTGGCAGGTCTGGGGCGGCCGTCCGGCCGGCATGCCCGCGTTCCCCAGAGGTCTGTCGGCGCCCGCGTTCCTGCTCGCCACACCGAAGTCCCGCTCCGAGTTCGACGTGATCACCGCGCGCGGCAACTGGTACCAGGACTGGACGTCACGCTGTCTCGGCCTCGGTCCCGGCGACGCCGCCGGCTACCTGACCCGGCTGTTTCCGGCCCTGGCCGCCGCCGACGTGGTCGCCGTCGGTGACACCGAGGACGGCAACACGGTGTACGGGCTGATGCCCGGCCACCTGCGGGTGACCCGGCTCGACGAGGCGTCCGCCGCGGCGGGCGGCGTCGGCTGCGACACCTGCCACTGGCAGCAGACGGAACACCCCGACCGGGTGGCCGACTGGGTCGGCCAGCCGTGCCGGCAGTACCGCTGCCGTGGCCACCTCCAGGCCGCCCACGACGACGCCGCGCCCGACGACTACTACCGGCGGCTCTACCTGGACAGCCCGGTGTTCCGGGTGGTCACCGGCGAACACACCGGCATGCTCACCCGCGCCCAGCGGGAGACCGTGGAGCGGCAGTTCCGCGACGGCGAGCGGTACACCGACCCGAACGTGCTCTCCTGCACACCCACCCTGGAGATGGGTATCGACATCGGCGCCCTCTCGGCGGTGGTGCTGGCGTCGCTGCCGCACGGGCCGGCCAACTACATGCAGCGGGCCGGCCGCGCCGGCCGTCGCAGCGGCAACGCGCTCGTGCTGACCCTCGTCGGGCGATCCGAGCGGGACCGCTACTACCTCACCGACCCGCGCGACATGATCGCCGGTCAGATCGTCCCGCCCGGCTGTTTCCTCTCCGCCGTGGAGATTCTGCGCCGCCAGTACCTCGCCCACCTGATCGACCTGGCCGCCCGCGGCCGGCTGGCCGGAGTGCTGCCGATGCCACGACGCGCGCACGTGCTGTTCGGTCCGACCGGCTGGCTGGCCGGTCTCGCCGAGGCCGGCCGGCGCGACGGTGCCCGGCTGGTGGAGGAGTTCCTGGCGATCTTCGGCGACAAGGTCCTGCGGGCCGCCGCCGACCAGCTACGGGAGTTCGCGGTCGACGGCGTCGTCGGTCGCGTCACGGAGGCCGACGAGGTCTGGGAGTCCCGGCTGGCCGACCTGCGCCGCCGGCTCCAGGAACTCGCCGCCGCCCGGGGCACCCTGGTGCCCAGCGACCCCGACCACGCCCGCGAGATCAAGATGTTGAAGGCCGAGGAGGCCGCGGTCCGTCGCCGGCTGCGGGAGGCCAGTGCGGCTGCCGCGCACGGCACGCTTGTCGCGTTCGGGCTGCTGCCGAACTACGCGCTCATCGACACCCGCACCGACCTGGAAGCCACCCTCACCTGGGAGGACAAGACCGACGGCGACCGCCGGTTCCACAGCGAGATCCGCGAGTACGCCCGCCCCGCCCGCCCGGCGCTGGTCGAGATCGCCCCCGGCAACAGCTACTACGTGCGGGGCTACCGGCACGAGATCTCGGGGCTCGACGTCGGCACCGTCGACCGGCCGTCCTACGAGCAGTGGCGCGTCTGCGGTCAGTGCGGCTACGTCCGTACCCACCTGGCCAAGGAGGACACCAGCGCCTGCCCGCGATGCGCGGACCCCGGCATCGCCGATCACGGGCGACTGTTCCAGGTGCTTCAACCGACCCGGGTGCTCAGCCGCGACAAGCGCGACGACGCCCGCATCCGCGACGACAGCGACGACCGGGACCGGCGCTTCTACGCCACCACCGTCGCCGTCGCCGTCGACCCGGCGAAGGTCGATTCCTCCTGGCGGCACGCCCACGACACCTTCGGCGTCGACTACAGCCGGCACGCGATGATCCGCCACTTCAACCTCGGTGCCCAGCGCTACGACCGGGCGGCGGAGTTCTTCGCCGGCGACGAGGTGCGGATCAACCGGTTCCACGCCTGCACC is a genomic window of Micromonospora tarapacensis containing:
- a CDS encoding helicase-related protein, whose product is MHLSFTDLDQSNPPLNRGGQRADDLPLWEGAEPAYVVLDEFHTYDGAQGTDVAMLLRRLAAALGLTEPERPLGPICPVATSATLGEGGGRDGRSAIREVAEQVFGVAFEAGSVVGEDRYEAGEFVAHQDFSLPLPSPEQLAAVDDRDTEAMMAQVAELVLGEDCLDDPARLGDLLRQHPLTRAVLDSLQARPCTLDEVIDVLPRKNATGWGSVMKTRPEITAKALARFVGLLSVAQHPQAPGRPLLNIETHLWVRAVSRLLRGTSGQATFGWYGEAPRELDPYATDADVVVADNRHPRLPAIYCRHCGRSGWMALSPEKDPQELETDPDKIYRASVGRDKRRVRALIAATPDEVRQHPAGLLVLEYGRRVRPFDEQRDGQLTDDALVVLGDLVDLDGADKDRCPSCELDHGIRFLGAGLATLASVAITQLFTGGELDAAEKKTLLFNDSVQDAAHRAGFVANRSYSFSLRSLLASRLGPGESIGLDDLFARMVEAAAQPEILCTVVPPDLHDQPGVDSLLAGEHTGSRETWELISERLVFATVMETGLRSRQGRTLELTRSVAVDVALEDPARAAEICRDVQLTGPGHLDGTAPDDARYLAFLRGLLERLRTRGAVYHEWLVPYLKRGGTRWQVWGGRPAGMPAFPRGLSAPAFLLATPKSRSEFDVITARGNWYQDWTSRCLGLGPGDAAGYLTRLFPALAAADVVAVGDTEDGNTVYGLMPGHLRVTRLDEASAAAGGVGCDTCHWQQTEHPDRVADWVGQPCRQYRCRGHLQAAHDDAAPDDYYRRLYLDSPVFRVVTGEHTGMLTRAQRETVERQFRDGERYTDPNVLSCTPTLEMGIDIGALSAVVLASLPHGPANYMQRAGRAGRRSGNALVLTLVGRSERDRYYLTDPRDMIAGQIVPPGCFLSAVEILRRQYLAHLIDLAARGRLAGVLPMPRRAHVLFGPTGWLAGLAEAGRRDGARLVEEFLAIFGDKVLRAAADQLREFAVDGVVGRVTEADEVWESRLADLRRRLQELAAARGTLVPSDPDHAREIKMLKAEEAAVRRRLREASAAAAHGTLVAFGLLPNYALIDTRTDLEATLTWEDKTDGDRRFHSEIREYARPARPALVEIAPGNSYYVRGYRHEISGLDVGTVDRPSYEQWRVCGQCGYVRTHLAKEDTSACPRCADPGIADHGRLFQVLQPTRVLSRDKRDDARIRDDSDDRDRRFYATTVAVAVDPAKVDSSWRHAHDTFGVDYSRHAMIRHFNLGAQRYDRAAEFFAGDEVRINRFHACTSCGGTTVDGAPAVSAQLAAQASGSTVVQGAEHHRPWCAYRRSPAAPDTHVDLILAHQLETEALRILIPAATAVVQERVVSFAAAVRLGIAAQYGGDPAHLQAVSATMPDGQSDGTRNFVVVYDTQPQGTGYLHRLARPEEFRGVLELARTRIADCVCRHEGRAVCHRCLLRYARNDEFALMSRDEALGMLDKLLDTWDVEEGTRTDEISLIHQVESELEMRFLTKLLALGEAPHSGLRIDRRTDHDGARIADLRFVRDDGRGVTHWQMKLQNTVRGTRPDVHFKRLDAPSPEVAVYLDGFKYHASSQYNRLADDAEKRARLRAHGYLVFAATWDDVKTWGGTDGQGRWTPYGGVCKQAARENYRRFLPGAHPDELEETIWVNPIQQLMRFLAEPDPTRWQRRAEATLAGLLKQARDNTATDSGGVAERLLAALRGEPLPAPTARHIMIARARDNADCPVTVVVDGRSRPLPTWSALAVLDDLPAAVAGAGHKERWAAWLAWGNVVQFLGNGGGDAGQLAVSDLDAFEPASMAVTEGTGFGPAHRALPLDEETATWLGVVTPPMATGAGTLGSESPWRDVLRYLDPEEHTLDQLVQQLARQDLPAPVVGYELGDQGWQAELAWPERRIAIVLSGPSDDPETEDRDRAYAQAGWHARTAREWSVDELAAKIRAWSGGEPR